Proteins co-encoded in one Anaerobaca lacustris genomic window:
- a CDS encoding B12-binding domain-containing radical SAM protein gives MKMKLIYPAWPKLKRQTTFHLPPHGPVVFAATVPEDVEIVFEDDNVQEVNLDEQVDLVAISTMLTCQLPRAFEIADAFRAKGVPVIFGGISTMLHSEEVAGHADSVFLGEAEGRFGQVIEDFRANRLKPVYDFMGTHPSADQVGPARRSVLNRSLYNYRGVQMVDLVHASRGCKFNCFPCCSAFLGGKQFRPRPIDRVVEELEQIQNNRLFIVDNSLAQDRDWIMDLFRAMTPLKKKWVSHPIFYDEEVIALAAEAGCWYVYQAVFDTSDVIRDRIRMLQDHGIGVEGTILLGTDDHDVDSIKRLVDFLCEIRLDVAEFTILTPFPHSPIREQFEREGRILSSNWADYTADKVVFQPKKMSVDQLQEIYEYAWDTFYADAGYQLRMGQLFQKVIEREMADGTYRRYDPRIRKRFQRKALEQS, from the coding sequence ATGAAGATGAAGCTGATCTATCCGGCGTGGCCCAAGCTGAAACGCCAAACGACCTTTCACCTGCCGCCGCACGGACCGGTCGTGTTCGCCGCCACGGTGCCTGAAGACGTCGAGATCGTGTTCGAAGACGACAACGTCCAGGAGGTGAATCTGGACGAGCAGGTGGATCTGGTGGCAATATCGACGATGTTGACCTGCCAGCTCCCGCGGGCGTTCGAGATCGCGGACGCATTTCGCGCCAAAGGGGTGCCTGTCATCTTCGGCGGGATCTCCACCATGCTGCACAGCGAAGAGGTGGCCGGGCACGCCGACTCCGTGTTCCTGGGCGAAGCCGAGGGCCGGTTTGGACAGGTGATCGAGGATTTCCGCGCCAATCGACTCAAGCCGGTCTATGATTTCATGGGCACTCATCCGTCGGCCGACCAGGTCGGTCCGGCCCGGCGCAGCGTCCTGAACCGATCGCTGTACAACTATCGCGGCGTACAGATGGTGGACCTCGTGCACGCCTCGCGCGGCTGCAAGTTCAATTGCTTCCCCTGTTGCAGCGCGTTTCTCGGAGGCAAGCAGTTTCGTCCGCGTCCCATCGACCGGGTGGTGGAAGAACTGGAGCAGATTCAGAACAACCGGCTCTTCATCGTCGACAATTCCCTGGCCCAGGACCGAGATTGGATCATGGATCTGTTTCGGGCCATGACGCCGCTGAAGAAGAAGTGGGTTTCGCATCCGATCTTCTACGACGAGGAGGTCATCGCACTGGCCGCAGAGGCCGGCTGCTGGTACGTATACCAGGCCGTGTTCGACACGTCCGACGTGATCCGAGACCGCATTCGCATGCTCCAGGACCACGGCATCGGCGTCGAAGGCACGATTCTGCTGGGCACCGACGACCACGACGTCGATTCCATCAAGCGTCTCGTGGATTTTCTCTGCGAGATCCGCCTGGACGTTGCGGAGTTCACGATCCTGACGCCGTTTCCCCACAGCCCGATCCGAGAGCAGTTCGAGCGGGAAGGCCGCATCCTGAGCAGCAACTGGGCGGATTACACCGCCGACAAGGTCGTGTTCCAGCCCAAGAAGATGTCCGTGGACCAGTTGCAGGAGATCTACGAATACGCGTGGGACACGTTCTACGCCGATGCAGGATACCAGCTTCGCATGGGCCAGTTGTTCCAGAAGGTCATCGAGCGGGAGATGGCCGACGGGACCTATCGGCGCTACGATCCCCGCATCCGAAAGCGATTCCAGCGGAAGGCGTTGGAGCAATCATGA
- a CDS encoding beta-ketoacyl synthase N-terminal-like domain-containing protein codes for MVHVADANAVTALGPGADTLWEALLAGRSGLTPVRRFATDNYLCHQAGCIASLDPEPQTSRLDKLTEMLFDGIEPIPPETTLLTATTKGGIDQLERIVRGQETGRDRVLGHTIAEAMAARLGLKGPWNNINAACASAAVALALGAAHIQHGLVDSVLVCGLDLVSEFTFSGFAALKALSPDVCRPFDVAREGLVLGEGAAYVLLMSEKALRRTKRRSLGRLVGWGIASDAHHVTAPSRTGEGLVLAIRQALAGAALTAADVAAVNAHGTGSIYNDAMELAAFGQLFDRLPPLHSVKGATGHTMGACGTIETIVGLCSLKHQCLPPTAGLSTPEDKAKGCVAAEVQRFSGEYLLMTNSGFGGINAALILGREASI; via the coding sequence GTGGTTCATGTGGCCGATGCAAACGCCGTCACGGCTCTCGGGCCAGGCGCCGATACCCTGTGGGAGGCGCTGTTGGCCGGGCGCAGTGGACTGACCCCGGTGCGACGGTTCGCCACCGACAATTACCTCTGTCATCAGGCCGGCTGCATTGCGTCCCTGGACCCCGAACCGCAGACCTCCCGCCTGGACAAACTGACGGAGATGCTCTTTGACGGAATCGAGCCGATTCCGCCGGAGACGACACTGCTTACGGCGACCACCAAAGGAGGCATCGACCAGCTCGAGCGGATCGTGCGAGGGCAAGAGACGGGCCGCGATCGCGTTCTCGGTCACACAATCGCCGAGGCGATGGCTGCGCGGCTCGGCCTCAAGGGCCCTTGGAACAACATCAATGCGGCCTGTGCATCGGCCGCCGTGGCTCTGGCTCTGGGTGCGGCGCACATCCAGCACGGCCTGGTCGATTCGGTTCTCGTGTGCGGACTGGACCTGGTCTCGGAGTTCACGTTCTCCGGCTTTGCGGCGTTGAAGGCGTTGTCGCCCGACGTGTGTCGTCCGTTCGACGTCGCGCGCGAGGGCCTGGTTCTAGGCGAAGGCGCCGCCTACGTGCTGCTGATGAGCGAGAAGGCCCTGCGCCGAACGAAGCGGAGAAGCCTGGGCCGGCTGGTCGGCTGGGGCATTGCCTCGGACGCCCATCATGTCACGGCCCCGTCGCGAACCGGCGAAGGACTCGTGCTGGCGATTCGGCAGGCCCTGGCCGGCGCCGCGCTGACGGCGGCCGACGTGGCGGCCGTCAACGCGCACGGCACGGGATCGATCTACAACGACGCCATGGAACTGGCCGCCTTTGGCCAGCTCTTCGACCGGTTGCCACCGCTCCACTCGGTCAAAGGGGCAACGGGCCATACGATGGGGGCCTGTGGGACGATCGAGACGATTGTCGGATTGTGCAGCCTGAAGCACCAGTGCCTCCCCCCCACCGCCGGGCTCTCGACGCCCGAGGACAAGGCGAAGGGGTGCGTCGCAGCCGAAGTCCAGCGCTTCTCCGGCGAGTATCTGCTGATGACCAACTCCGGGTTCGGCGGGATCAATGCCGCCCTCATCCTGGGTCGGGAGGCGTCGATATGA
- a CDS encoding B12-binding domain-containing radical SAM protein, with protein sequence MDKQRVLLIHPLGYDAQVAGRDISRLANLMPPLGLAGIAAYVEQYGFHADIIDCFADPDSDRVIDDYVRRYQPGYVGATCTTAGFLDAARIFSRIKQTHPETCTIAGGPHASALRDTIVRDYEEVDYVVVGEGEGPLKSLMESGGRPEGIAGLAYRDGGQIAFNGFQDNRLDLDTLPLPAYHKLAGFPQRYQLPIFNYPKTPNTSCISSRGCPYQCSYCDRSVFRRSFRYNSADYLVQHLSHLRKQFGIRHINFYDDQFTFHRDRVVAFCERMIEHPMGMTFNCAVRAEHVDPELLALMKRAGCWMISLGIETGDPDLLAQHRQNPDLELMAETVRRIHRAGIRVKGLLMIGLPGETERSFRRTMDYVFSLPIDDLNMAKFTPFPGSPLYEKIHELGSFEENWEKMDCMNTVFVPHGMTAEQLERLFLEFYKHHYTRPRTLWNFASMVWKSPDSWRRFLLNVGSFVRFARKNRRIVERS encoded by the coding sequence ATGGATAAACAGCGTGTCTTGTTGATTCATCCCCTGGGGTACGATGCGCAGGTGGCCGGCCGCGACATCTCGCGTCTGGCCAATCTGATGCCCCCGTTGGGGCTGGCCGGCATCGCCGCCTACGTCGAGCAATACGGATTTCACGCCGACATCATCGACTGCTTCGCCGATCCCGACTCCGACCGGGTGATCGACGACTACGTGCGCCGTTATCAGCCGGGATACGTCGGCGCCACCTGCACCACGGCCGGTTTCCTGGACGCCGCCCGGATCTTCAGCCGCATCAAGCAGACGCACCCGGAGACCTGCACCATCGCCGGCGGCCCGCACGCCTCGGCGCTGCGCGACACGATCGTCCGCGACTACGAAGAAGTGGACTACGTCGTCGTCGGAGAGGGCGAAGGACCGCTGAAGTCGCTTATGGAATCGGGCGGAAGGCCCGAAGGAATCGCCGGACTGGCCTATCGCGACGGGGGACAGATCGCGTTCAACGGGTTCCAGGACAATCGGCTGGACCTCGATACGCTGCCGCTGCCGGCCTATCACAAGCTCGCGGGCTTTCCGCAGCGGTATCAGTTGCCGATCTTCAACTATCCGAAGACGCCGAACACCAGTTGCATCTCCAGCCGCGGCTGTCCGTATCAGTGCAGTTACTGCGACCGCTCCGTGTTCCGGCGGTCGTTCCGCTACAATTCCGCCGACTATCTCGTGCAGCATCTGAGCCATCTCAGGAAGCAGTTCGGCATTCGCCACATCAATTTCTATGACGATCAGTTCACGTTCCATCGCGATCGCGTCGTGGCCTTCTGCGAACGGATGATCGAACATCCGATGGGGATGACGTTCAACTGTGCGGTGCGGGCCGAGCACGTGGACCCGGAACTGCTGGCCTTGATGAAGCGGGCCGGCTGCTGGATGATCAGTCTGGGAATCGAGACGGGCGATCCCGACCTGCTGGCCCAGCACCGACAGAACCCGGACCTCGAACTGATGGCCGAGACCGTACGCCGCATCCATCGAGCCGGGATTCGCGTCAAAGGGCTCCTCATGATCGGCCTGCCGGGCGAAACGGAACGGAGCTTTCGCCGCACGATGGACTACGTGTTCTCTCTGCCGATCGACGATCTCAACATGGCGAAGTTCACCCCCTTCCCCGGGTCGCCGCTCTATGAGAAGATCCACGAGTTGGGCTCGTTCGAGGAGAACTGGGAGAAGATGGATTGCATGAACACGGTGTTCGTGCCCCACGGGATGACGGCCGAGCAACTGGAGCGTTTGTTTCTGGAGTTCTACAAGCACCATTACACACGGCCCAGGACACTATGGAACTTCGCGAGCATGGTATGGAAATCGCCGGACAGTTGGAGACGATTTCTCCTGAACGTGGGCAGCTTCGTTCGCTTCGCCCGCAAGAACCGCCGCATTGTGGAACGGTCCTGA
- a CDS encoding acyl-CoA thioesterase, with translation MYKPYFRAIPGAPPPLRLTLNRQVRFEEVDSMGVVWHGRYPSFFEDGRVALGRRYGISYSDFIREGVPVPVRQIQIDYCHPLRFEDEFEIETILHWSDAARINFEYAIRNLQGRLVATGCTVQLMLDRDFNLLLGPPPFFAEFLRRWRQGDLV, from the coding sequence ATGTATAAACCGTATTTCCGCGCCATACCCGGAGCGCCACCGCCCTTGCGGCTCACCTTGAATCGGCAAGTCCGCTTCGAAGAGGTGGATTCGATGGGGGTTGTCTGGCACGGACGTTACCCCAGCTTTTTCGAGGATGGCCGTGTGGCTTTGGGACGCCGGTACGGGATCAGCTATTCCGATTTCATCCGCGAAGGGGTCCCGGTCCCGGTGCGGCAGATACAGATCGACTACTGTCATCCCCTGAGGTTTGAGGACGAATTCGAAATCGAGACGATCCTGCATTGGTCGGACGCGGCCCGCATCAATTTCGAGTATGCCATCCGCAATCTGCAGGGCCGGCTCGTGGCCACCGGGTGCACCGTGCAACTGATGCTGGACCGCGATTTCAACCTGCTTCTGGGACCGCCGCCCTTCTTCGCCGAGTTTCTGCGGCGGTGGAGACAGGGGGATCTGGTTTGA
- a CDS encoding lipid biosynthesis B12-binding/radical SAM protein, translated as MSRVLLISANTCVDPYPVFPLGMATVAAALTEAGHEVLQFDWLAAGEVAEALSKALAAFGPDVVAVSIRNLDRVDSLAESNEGWELRGARDVIALLRKQMDVPIVVGGPAVSIMPREVRAYVDADVAIVGEGERSIVEVVEAAAQSGSLPEIWPSESERLSGVGQRSPCLDPSLVSFYWNASGILGLQTKRGCSYHCCYCTYPGLEGPCFRPRPAEAVVADVERLKRDFQVDTVFFADSVFNDPAGHYLELAEALARRELGVKWAAYFSPKGMNREAVALCRRAGLYAVELGVDAASDATLHGMGKAFTWADAREATDMLSRSHVACAQFIIFGGPDETAETVEEGLNNIAALEYCVVFGFSGIRIYPATPLHRRALAEGVVQKDESLFEPVYYISPTVDKTWMDRRLTEAWARRPDRVFPPQRGYRVTAKLRSLGWKGLLWERLIARWPSETTSDGVGDARTVEHG; from the coding sequence ATGAGCCGGGTCCTACTGATCTCCGCGAACACCTGTGTCGATCCCTATCCGGTCTTTCCGCTGGGAATGGCCACGGTCGCCGCCGCGCTGACCGAAGCGGGTCACGAGGTTCTCCAGTTCGACTGGCTGGCGGCTGGGGAGGTTGCCGAAGCGCTGTCGAAGGCCCTCGCGGCGTTCGGCCCGGACGTGGTGGCCGTGTCGATCCGCAATCTCGACCGGGTCGACTCCCTGGCCGAGTCCAACGAGGGCTGGGAATTGCGCGGGGCCCGGGACGTGATCGCCCTTCTCAGAAAGCAGATGGACGTTCCCATCGTCGTCGGAGGTCCGGCCGTCTCGATCATGCCTCGCGAAGTGCGCGCCTACGTCGATGCCGACGTCGCCATTGTCGGCGAAGGCGAGCGCTCCATCGTCGAAGTCGTCGAGGCCGCGGCGCAGAGTGGTTCCCTGCCGGAGATCTGGCCGAGCGAGTCCGAACGATTATCCGGCGTGGGGCAGCGCTCGCCCTGTCTTGACCCGTCTCTCGTTTCGTTCTACTGGAACGCCAGCGGCATCCTCGGCCTGCAAACCAAACGGGGTTGTTCCTATCACTGCTGCTACTGCACCTATCCGGGCCTGGAGGGCCCGTGCTTCCGTCCCCGTCCGGCCGAGGCGGTGGTGGCTGACGTGGAGCGACTCAAACGCGATTTCCAGGTCGATACGGTGTTCTTTGCGGATTCCGTCTTCAACGATCCGGCCGGACACTACCTGGAACTCGCCGAAGCGCTGGCCAGACGAGAACTGGGCGTCAAATGGGCCGCGTATTTCTCTCCGAAGGGAATGAACCGCGAGGCCGTCGCCTTGTGCCGGCGAGCCGGGCTCTACGCGGTGGAGTTGGGGGTCGATGCGGCCAGTGATGCCACGCTGCACGGAATGGGCAAGGCCTTCACCTGGGCCGATGCCCGCGAGGCCACCGACATGCTCAGCCGATCGCACGTCGCCTGCGCGCAGTTCATCATCTTTGGCGGGCCCGACGAGACGGCCGAGACGGTCGAGGAAGGCCTGAACAACATCGCGGCGCTGGAATACTGCGTGGTCTTCGGTTTCTCAGGCATTCGGATCTATCCCGCCACGCCCCTGCATCGGCGCGCGCTGGCCGAGGGCGTCGTACAGAAGGACGAATCTCTGTTCGAGCCGGTCTATTACATCTCGCCGACGGTCGACAAGACCTGGATGGATCGGCGACTGACCGAGGCGTGGGCCCGTCGGCCGGATCGCGTCTTCCCTCCGCAACGGGGCTATCGCGTCACCGCCAAGCTGCGCAGCCTGGGCTGGAAGGGATTGCTTTGGGAACGGTTGATCGCACGATGGCCGTCGGAAACGACGTCCGATGGCGTCGGCGACGCAAGGACGGTCGAGCATGGATAA
- a CDS encoding beta-ketoacyl synthase N-terminal-like domain-containing protein, which translates to MKLEIAGAGWVTPAGIGHSRGGAAFAPGSGALPRLRSTLFLDAAHPRYGRFDLYAKAGFGAIAMALRGAGLERWECKRPIGLVVGTQRGCLDNDVAYFRTAATDGGALASPNLFAYTLPTSMLGEASIQFGLTGPSFVVDNTHVGRMDGIHAALDLLRLGLCSTIVAGWCDVHSEIFSGDPGEPCGAVFAVLSRGGERAAWQWQEKRLVHDCTPIDTIERLVAVVLERTAADGRNKNDEDTGVDR; encoded by the coding sequence ATGAAGCTGGAGATCGCAGGCGCCGGATGGGTGACGCCCGCAGGGATCGGCCACAGCCGTGGTGGCGCGGCATTTGCGCCTGGTTCCGGGGCGCTGCCGCGTCTGCGGAGCACGCTGTTTCTCGACGCAGCGCACCCTCGCTATGGCCGGTTCGATCTCTATGCCAAGGCAGGGTTCGGCGCCATTGCGATGGCCCTGCGGGGCGCCGGTCTGGAGCGGTGGGAATGCAAGCGGCCCATCGGCCTCGTCGTGGGCACACAGCGCGGCTGTCTGGACAACGACGTGGCCTACTTCCGAACCGCGGCCACGGACGGCGGCGCCCTGGCCAGTCCGAATCTGTTCGCCTACACGCTGCCGACGTCGATGCTCGGCGAAGCGTCCATCCAGTTCGGTCTGACCGGCCCGAGCTTCGTCGTGGACAACACTCACGTCGGCCGAATGGACGGGATTCATGCGGCCCTGGATTTGCTCCGCTTGGGCCTTTGCAGTACGATTGTGGCCGGTTGGTGTGATGTCCACTCCGAGATATTCTCCGGGGATCCAGGCGAACCTTGCGGCGCTGTGTTTGCCGTGCTGAGCCGGGGCGGCGAGCGGGCCGCCTGGCAGTGGCAGGAAAAGCGACTCGTGCACGATTGCACGCCTATTGATACGATCGAGCGCCTGGTTGCCGTGGTGCTGGAGCGCACCGCTGCGGACGGCCGGAACAAGAACGATGAAGATACGGGTGTTGACCGATGA
- a CDS encoding MMPL family transporter, with the protein MRSHKLSLESVLRSQFQTNLIGQTVTWVFRIGDRHRRTLGLCLLALTLLGGWLALQVSTEEDIAVMLPDSDPVFAASYALLKKAPFSRSVLIDLEAPVEGQAALLAQTAERLRERLQPPWISQVIGGMSMESGARLLDGLFAHMPQLFTEEDAAALAARMAPEQVGETLQTSLNALSGPEGLWLARWLSRDPLAFRNQAFRKLATVAVLPDVGIEDGALIDPTGRHTLLVAETPVSMEDSQGSEQLLRYLDEVMAEVVPDTLTARVVCAHRYTVANARAIKRDLVVVFAVSCVGLIAVFVSLLRHWRAVFVFLVPVFAILAGVLATAAVFRMISVMTVGFGAVLLGISVDYGLHVFFGLGQRQSDRAGYMSRLAVPMVVSCATTVGVFAVLLWSGLPIQRQLSIFSIAGLLTALVLAIAWLPHWMAEQKAGRWMAIPEIGGKGRRWVVAIWLVLLIACAPFCLRVRFDGDLRNVGLTPEDVLADEYAIRDAWGDPRGQALVVAQSDDVQSTLEMNEQVYAQLAELWGPGELISLAPLLPSRATQEANLDRWRRFWHEEGRLDRLRQTLGAEGGKLGFTQEAFAPFFTWVERDRAPFDVVEFKQLAGSLLDLLFLSRSEGLGLISLVPDNEQTIEAFGAGGLALPPGVEAISQKWFASILRRSLEKDFQRFLLLASVVVVIVLIAALHRPSEVLLCLLPPVTGLAFMLAVMGLLGMSVNMFNVAASVLVMGLSIDYGVFIVRSRWASGPVRDGAAERAVVTSALTTLCGFGALSVARHPAMFSLGITVVLGIIPAMVCALLVIPALQHRTTGELESR; encoded by the coding sequence ATGCGTTCGCACAAGCTTTCGTTGGAGTCGGTTTTGCGCTCTCAATTCCAGACAAATCTCATCGGTCAAACCGTGACGTGGGTCTTTCGGATCGGAGACCGTCATCGGCGAACTCTGGGACTGTGCCTGCTGGCGCTGACGCTTCTCGGCGGCTGGCTGGCCTTGCAGGTGTCCACGGAAGAGGATATCGCCGTGATGCTTCCGGACAGCGATCCGGTGTTTGCCGCCAGCTATGCTCTGCTCAAGAAGGCCCCATTTTCGCGCAGCGTGTTGATCGATCTGGAGGCTCCCGTCGAAGGCCAAGCCGCCCTGCTGGCCCAGACGGCCGAGCGCTTGCGGGAACGCTTGCAGCCGCCCTGGATTTCGCAGGTGATTGGAGGGATGTCGATGGAGTCGGGCGCCCGGCTCCTGGACGGCCTCTTCGCACACATGCCGCAACTGTTCACGGAGGAGGACGCCGCCGCGCTGGCGGCGAGAATGGCCCCGGAGCAGGTGGGCGAAACGTTGCAGACCAGTCTCAACGCGCTCAGCGGCCCCGAAGGTCTCTGGCTGGCCCGATGGCTCAGCCGCGACCCGCTGGCCTTTCGCAATCAGGCGTTCCGCAAACTGGCGACGGTCGCCGTGCTCCCCGACGTCGGGATCGAGGATGGGGCGCTGATCGATCCGACCGGCCGGCACACCCTGTTGGTGGCCGAAACACCGGTGTCGATGGAGGACTCGCAGGGCAGCGAACAGTTGCTTCGGTATCTCGATGAGGTCATGGCCGAGGTCGTTCCCGATACGCTCACCGCGCGTGTGGTGTGCGCCCATCGCTACACCGTCGCCAACGCCCGCGCCATCAAGCGCGACCTGGTGGTGGTTTTTGCCGTCTCTTGCGTGGGACTCATCGCGGTGTTCGTGTCTCTTCTGCGGCACTGGCGGGCGGTGTTCGTCTTCCTGGTCCCGGTGTTTGCCATTCTGGCCGGCGTGCTGGCGACGGCGGCGGTCTTTCGCATGATCTCCGTGATGACGGTCGGGTTCGGGGCCGTGCTGCTGGGCATATCGGTGGACTATGGGTTGCACGTGTTTTTTGGCCTGGGCCAGCGGCAATCGGATCGAGCGGGATACATGTCACGGCTGGCCGTGCCGATGGTCGTCTCGTGCGCCACGACCGTCGGCGTCTTCGCCGTGCTGCTGTGGTCGGGCCTGCCGATTCAGCGCCAGCTCTCGATCTTCTCCATCGCCGGACTGCTGACGGCATTGGTCCTGGCGATTGCCTGGTTGCCGCACTGGATGGCCGAACAGAAGGCGGGCCGATGGATGGCGATCCCGGAAATCGGCGGCAAGGGGCGGCGCTGGGTCGTCGCGATCTGGCTCGTCCTGCTGATCGCCTGTGCGCCTTTCTGTCTGCGAGTCAGGTTCGACGGCGACTTGCGCAATGTCGGACTGACGCCCGAGGACGTGTTGGCCGACGAATACGCCATACGCGACGCCTGGGGAGACCCGCGCGGCCAGGCGCTGGTCGTGGCTCAATCCGACGATGTCCAGTCCACCTTGGAGATGAACGAGCAGGTCTACGCCCAACTGGCTGAACTCTGGGGACCGGGGGAGCTGATCAGCCTGGCGCCTCTGCTGCCGAGCCGAGCCACGCAAGAGGCGAACCTGGACCGCTGGCGCCGATTCTGGCACGAGGAGGGCCGACTGGATCGGCTGCGCCAGACCCTCGGCGCCGAGGGCGGCAAACTGGGGTTCACACAGGAGGCATTTGCGCCGTTCTTTACGTGGGTTGAGCGGGATCGCGCACCGTTTGACGTGGTGGAATTCAAGCAGCTTGCCGGCTCTCTGCTGGACCTGCTGTTCCTGTCGCGTTCGGAGGGCCTGGGCCTGATCAGTCTCGTTCCGGATAACGAGCAGACCATCGAAGCGTTCGGCGCCGGCGGCCTGGCCTTGCCGCCGGGCGTCGAGGCCATCTCGCAGAAGTGGTTTGCCTCCATCCTTCGCCGGTCGCTGGAAAAGGACTTTCAACGATTTCTTCTGCTGGCGTCCGTCGTCGTCGTGATCGTGCTGATCGCGGCGTTGCACCGTCCGTCGGAAGTGCTCCTGTGCCTGCTGCCGCCTGTGACGGGGCTGGCGTTCATGCTGGCCGTCATGGGGCTGTTGGGCATGAGCGTGAACATGTTCAACGTCGCAGCGAGCGTGCTGGTCATGGGACTCAGCATCGACTACGGCGTCTTTATCGTGCGGTCCCGCTGGGCGTCCGGACCGGTCCGAGACGGCGCAGCCGAACGAGCGGTCGTCACCTCGGCGCTGACCACACTCTGCGGCTTCGGCGCGCTGTCGGTGGCCCGCCATCCGGCGATGTTCTCCCTTGGCATCACGGTTGTTTTGGGTATAATCCCTGCTATGGTCTGTGCCCTTCTGGTCATACCTGCATTGCAGCACCGGACCACTGGCGAATTGGAATCACGATGA
- a CDS encoding HAL/PAL/TAL family ammonia-lyase: MKRPEVVLNGNDLSVDDIVAVGIGDKTVALAPSALERCRRSRTFLEAQVAARNVIYGVNTSFGPMCNKIIGDDELEALQVNLIRSHAAGLGDPLKYYIAQAVMVVRLNTLLKGYSGVRIELLELMREMINRGIAPYIPECGSVGASGDLVHLAHMALALIGEGQAFHKGRLTSAREALQAEGLEPIRLSFKEGIALINGTSAMTALAAFALFGARKLLSLSCVTAAFALEIFGGIDDAFDEDLHLLKPHPGQQQIAETVRRLYHGSHNITLRDEMHGRIRREEVKGAYFETSVNVQDVYSIRCTPQILAPVQENLDQAAATIHIEANSVNDNPVIIPEKNKVIHGGNFHGQSIAFAMDALCMAIAEISTLSERRINKLLDKNLNEGLPELLIAGTVGLTMGFMGAQYVATSTTAENRQLANPVGTLSISCNASNQDVVSMGTVAARKAFRAVSNAKHILTVEVLADLQALYFRGAGGLGNGCRRIHDLLSEHFVVYDNGRIFHDELVKFRKLLFSSQLFDDLNVYCDGDCAS; this comes from the coding sequence ATGAAACGACCGGAGGTCGTTCTCAACGGCAATGATCTGAGCGTCGATGATATCGTCGCGGTTGGCATAGGGGACAAAACGGTGGCCCTGGCCCCATCCGCCCTTGAGCGGTGCCGGCGAAGCCGGACGTTTCTCGAAGCGCAGGTGGCCGCGCGCAACGTGATCTACGGCGTCAACACGTCCTTTGGGCCGATGTGCAACAAGATCATCGGCGACGACGAACTGGAAGCCCTCCAGGTAAATCTGATTCGCAGCCATGCGGCGGGCCTGGGAGACCCTCTGAAATACTACATCGCTCAGGCTGTGATGGTCGTGCGGCTGAACACGCTGCTCAAAGGCTACAGCGGCGTGCGGATCGAGCTTCTCGAATTGATGCGAGAGATGATCAACCGGGGCATCGCCCCGTATATTCCCGAATGCGGCAGCGTCGGCGCCTCAGGCGATCTGGTGCACCTGGCCCACATGGCCCTGGCCCTCATCGGCGAAGGGCAGGCCTTCCACAAAGGCCGGCTGACAAGCGCTCGGGAGGCGTTGCAGGCCGAAGGGCTGGAACCGATCCGGCTGAGTTTCAAGGAAGGGATCGCCCTGATCAACGGAACCAGCGCGATGACGGCGCTGGCGGCCTTTGCGCTGTTCGGCGCCCGAAAGCTGCTGTCGTTGAGCTGCGTGACCGCGGCCTTTGCCCTGGAGATCTTCGGGGGGATTGACGACGCCTTCGACGAGGACCTGCACCTGCTCAAGCCCCATCCGGGTCAGCAGCAGATCGCCGAGACGGTTCGCCGCTTGTATCACGGATCGCACAACATCACGCTGCGCGACGAGATGCACGGGCGCATCCGCCGCGAAGAGGTCAAAGGCGCGTATTTCGAAACCAGCGTCAACGTTCAGGACGTGTATTCGATTCGGTGCACCCCGCAGATTCTTGCGCCCGTCCAGGAGAATCTGGACCAGGCCGCCGCGACGATCCACATCGAAGCCAATTCGGTCAATGACAATCCGGTGATCATTCCGGAGAAGAACAAGGTCATCCACGGCGGCAACTTCCACGGTCAGAGCATCGCCTTTGCCATGGACGCCCTGTGTATGGCGATTGCCGAGATAAGCACGTTGAGCGAGCGGCGGATCAACAAGCTGCTGGACAAGAACCTCAACGAAGGCCTGCCCGAGCTGCTGATCGCCGGAACGGTGGGCCTGACCATGGGATTCATGGGGGCCCAGTACGTGGCCACCTCGACCACGGCCGAGAATCGGCAGTTGGCCAATCCGGTCGGCACGCTGTCGATTAGCTGCAATGCGTCGAATCAGGACGTGGTCAGCATGGGCACGGTCGCGGCGCGAAAGGCGTTCCGGGCGGTGAGCAACGCCAAGCACATTCTGACGGTCGAGGTACTTGCAGACCTTCAGGCTCTGTACTTCCGTGGCGCCGGGGGCCTCGGGAACGGCTGTCGGCGCATTCACGACTTGCTGTCCGAGCACTTCGTCGTCTACGACAACGGGCGGATCTTCCACGACGAGCTGGTGAAGTTTCGCAAGCTGCTCTTTTCGAGCCAGTTGTTCGACGATCTCAATGTGTATTGTGATGGAGACTGTGCGTCATGA